A single genomic interval of Camelina sativa cultivar DH55 chromosome 11, Cs, whole genome shotgun sequence harbors:
- the LOC104727761 gene encoding 23.6 kDa heat shock protein, mitochondrial, whose protein sequence is MDQFMENPLLSATRGMGASGARRGWDIKEKDDALYLRIDMPGLSREDVKLAMEQDTLVIRGEGKYEEDGGDGEGGESGSRKFTSRIGLPEKIYKIDEIKAEMKNGVLKVVVPKMKETERKDVRQIDIN, encoded by the coding sequence ATGGACCAGTTTATGGAGAATCCTCTGTTATCAGCTACGCGAGGCATGGGAGCTTCAGGAGCTCGTCGTGGTTGGgatataaaagagaaagacgATGCTCTGTACCTGAGGATCGACATGCCTGGACTGAGCAGAGAGGATGTGAAGCTAGCTATGGAGCAGGACACTCTGGTGATTCGCGGAGAAGGGAAGTACGAAGAAGATGGTGGTGACGGTGAAGGAGGAGAGAGCGGGAGCAGGAAGTTCACGAGCAGGATTGGATTGCCggagaagatttacaaaatcgATGAGATCAAGGCGGAGATGAAGAACGGAGTTTTGAAAGTTGTGGTTCCgaagatgaaagaaacagaGCGTAAAGATGTTCGTCAGATCgatatcaactaa
- the LOC109127718 gene encoding uncharacterized protein LOC109127718 codes for MGIIRSSFSFISGTVCGIYIAQNYNVPNIKKLGHCAVSMAKQLEEKYRKPKNRDDV; via the coding sequence atgggaataATAAGAAGCAGCTTCTCTTTCATCTCAGGAACAGTGTGTGGGATCTACATCGCTCAGAACTACAACGTTCCTAACATCAAGAAGCTTGGACACTGCGCCGTTTCAATGGCCAAGCAACTTGAAGAAAAATATCGCAAGCCCAAAAACAGAGACGACGTTTGA
- the LOC104727762 gene encoding uncharacterized protein LOC104727762 → MNFRSYLIFPSFFVWLIFHLQDYRNSYYPTVLPLRNPNSGDPELLDQEEFGKLAKHREYDENINSAEELGLTSVQHCKKQMFFFKFPDRLPVMKQSTGKNTKRSISSESSSIRSNPFEGLPEGFMGKMLVYKSGNVKLKLGDVLFDVSPGPNAKFHNDVAAINTRGRNCCRVGSSAKLVTVTPDVESLLNTASDMETRK, encoded by the exons atgaaCTTTAG ATCTTATCTTATATTCCCttcatttttt GTTTGGCTCATTTTTCATTTGCAGGATTATAGAAACTCCTACTATCCTACTGTTCTTCCTTTGAGAAACCCTAACTCTGGTGATCCAG aACTTCTTGACCAGGAGGAATTTGGGAAGTTGGCCAAACATCGTGAATATGATGAGAACATCAACTCGGCAGAAGAACTCGGTCTGACATCG GTGCAACACTGCAAAAAACAGATGTTTTTCTTTAAGTTTCCAGACCGTCTCCCTGTAATGAAGCAATCGACAGGAAAAAACACCAAGAGGTCGATATCGTCAGAGAGTAGTTCAATAAGAAGCAACCCTTTTGAAGGTTTACCAGAAGGTTTCATGGGCAAAATGCTAGTTTACAAGAGCGGCAATGTCAAGTTGAAACTTGGAGATGTCCTCTTCGAT GTCTCTCCAGGTCCAAATGCAAAATTTCATAACGATGTGGCAGCAATCAACACCAGAGGGAGGAACTGCTGTCGCGTTGGTTCTTCAGCGAAGCTTGTGACCGTTACTCCCGATGTTGAGTCTCTTTTGAATACTGCTTCGGACATGGAAACACGCAAGTGA
- the LOC104722449 gene encoding GLABROUS1 enhancer-binding protein-like isoform X1: MAPKKAELIDNPPVVSSSEEEESGSSGDESDSSAEVSRKDVSSSKKPESDSEGESESESDSEPEPAKKPVVATKAKSDAASGSAAALPESSKSKRPLKEAEPEANKKLKISETEHVVKTAKANDNESSKKISKEDAKKMFQRLFSETDEVALLQGVLDFTSTKGDPYEDSDAFCSYVKKLIDFDATKSQIVTKLQRLKKKFGNTVKNAAKKGKSEDEVKFAKDIERKAFELARKIWGSNGVMTSKSRKKIGGTTPSAATKDMKLVAHSTPKKPQEGQRPEKTEGKAGLSIGREIALFFNAENSSSCCLDEFTITAVWKKVADGAKKTQVEEKWKKLKAKQVELCLQRTELVNETAKMIFKAYES, translated from the exons ATGGCACCGAAGAAAGCGGAACTAATCGACAACCCACCTGTGGTCTCTTCGAGTGAAGAGGAAGAATCTGGTTCATCTGGAGATGAATCTGACTCTTCTGCTGAAGTTTCGAGGAAAGACGTGTCCTCTTCAAAGAAGCCTGAATCTGATTCCGAAGGCGAATCTGAGTCCGAGTCCGATTCCGAACCTGAGCCCGCTAAGAAGCCAGTTGTGGCCACCAAAGCTAAGTCAGATGCTGCTTCTGGATCTGCTGCGGCTTTACCGGAGAGTTCAAAATCCAAGCGTCCTTTGAAAGAAGCTGAGCCTGAAGCTAACAAAAAGCTGAAGATATCAGAGACAGAGCATGTGGTGAAGACGGCGAAAGCAAATGATAATGAATCTAGTAAGAAGATTTCTAAAGAGGATGCAAAGAAGATGTTTCAGAGGTTGTTCAGTGAGACTGATGAGGTTGCGTTGCTTCAAGGTGTTCTTGATTTCACTTCTACCAAAGGTGATCCTTACGAAGACAGTGATGCTTTTTGCAGTTATGTTAAGAAGTTGATTGATTTCGATGCTACCAAAAGCCAGATTGTAACTAAACTtcagaggttgaagaagaagtttggtaATACTGTTAAGAATGCTGCTAAAAAGGGAAAGAGTGAAGATGAGGTTAAGTTTGCTAAGGATATTGAGCGTAAAGCTTTTGAATTGGCTAGAAAGATTTGGGGAAGTAATGGTGTTATGACTTCTAAATCAAGGAAGAAGATTGGAGGAACAACCCCTTCTGCTGCTACGAAAGATATGAAGTTGGTTGCTCATTCTACTCCTAAGAAACCACAAGAAGGGCAAAGACCGGAGAAAACAGAGGGGAAGGCTGGTCTCTCAATTGGTAGAGAGATTGCATTGTTCTTCAATGCTGAGAATTCGAGTTCTTGCTGTTTGGATGAATTCACAATAACTGCGGTTTGGAAAAAAGTTGCTGATGGTGCGAAGAAGACACAAGTTGAGGAAAAATGGAAGAAGCTT AAGGCTAAGCAGGTGGAGCTATGTTTGCAGAGGACTGAGCTCGTTAACGAAACTGCAAAGATGATATTCAAAGCCTACGAATCCTGA
- the LOC104727763 gene encoding uncharacterized protein LOC104727763: NGGIQDPFASSSSSSTSSPAVSHAQKLGSSSGSNHLTISAAAAGSLLNLPVAATSGWGGVGGSAFSFVNTGGYDDFEWVSEEEDDSLFGSVPSVDEVQDAVSSLQQVFDGNSYSKLVRDKYECYPEKGGGTGNQSPIATGMVHQVPSFGSDLDWMEPSMQLCHSRLLQPPHAYDQVYNAFDLLRTEPSVQKMVVSLSSDKAVWEAXGPMGGGGGMLRAAGRAMTRTGVANGGIQDPFASSSSSSTSSPAVSHAQKLGSSSGSNHLTISAAAAGSLLNLPVAATSGWGGVGGSAFSFVNTGGYDDFEWVSEEEDDSLFGSVPSVDEVQDAVSSLQQVFDGNSYSKLVRDKYECYPEKGGGTGNQSPIATGMVHQVPSFGSDLDWMEPSMQLCHSRLLQPPHAYDQVYNAFDLLRTEPSVQKMVVSLSSDKAVWEAVMNNDVVREIRDLYNNGISQDDEESSDDTPGENNAAIDFIKWVFDNTMVKATEVFVKITKVVTELFNNYNDDGLNKKGKDAKFNNWLEEKLMTSVLLSIVVLLVVMVSRACNRS, encoded by the exons AACGGCGGAATTCAAGAtccctttgcttcttcttcttcgtcatccaCGTCGTCCCCTGCTGTTTCCCATGCTCAGAAACTGGGATCGTCTTCTGGTTCTAACCATCTTACGATTTCGGCTGCTGCTGCGGGGTCTCTGTTGAATCTTCCGGTGGCTGCAACCTCTGGATGGGGCGGCGTCGGCGGCAGCGCTTTCTCGTTTGTTAATACCGGTGGTTACGACGATTTTGAGTGGGTttcggaggaagaagatgactctCTGTTCGGCTCTGTTCCTTCTGTTGATGAAGTCCAAGATGCTGTCTCTTCTCTCCAGca ggTATTCGATGGGAATTCATATTCTAAGCTTGTTAGAGACAAATATGAGTGTTATCCAGAAAAGGGTGGTGGAACTGGAAACCAAAGCCCTATAGCTACAGGGATGGTTCATCAAGTTCCTTCATTTGGATCGGATTTGGACTGGATGGAGCCTTCAATGCAACTATGCCACTCAAGACTCTTACAGCCTCCTCATGCTTATGATCAGGTTTACAATGCTTTTGACCTTCTGCGTACCGAACCATCTGTCCAG AAAATGGTAGTATCATTGTCCTCGGATAAAGCAGTGTGGGAGGCGNGAGGACCTATGGGCGGCGGCGGAGGTATGTTACGCGCCGCCGGTCGTGCGATGACTAGGACCGGCGTAGCCAACGGCGGAATTCAAGAtccctttgcttcttcttcttcgtcatccaCGTCGTCCCCTGCTGTTTCCCATGCTCAGAAACTGGGATCGTCTTCTGGTTCTAACCATCTTACGATTTCGGCTGCTGCTGCGGGGTCTCTGTTGAATCTTCCGGTGGCTGCAACCTCTGGATGGGGCGGCGTCGGCGGCAGCGCTTTCTCGTTTGTTAATACCGGTGGTTACGACGATTTTGAGTGGGTttcggaggaagaagatgactctCTGTTCGGCTCTGTTCCTTCTGTTGATGAAGTCCAAGATGCTGTCTCTTCTCTCCAGca ggTATTCGATGGGAATTCATATTCTAAGCTTGTTAGAGACAAATATGAGTGTTATCCAGAAAAGGGTGGTGGAACTGGAAACCAAAGCCCTATAGCTACAGGGATGGTTCATCAAGTTCCTTCATTTGGATCGGATTTGGACTGGATGGAGCCTTCAATGCAACTATGCCACTCAAGACTCTTACAGCCTCCTCATGCTTATGATCAGGTTTACAATGCTTTTGACCTTCTGCGTACCGAACCATCTGTCCAG AAAATGGTAGTATCATTGTCCTCGGATAAAGCAGTGTGGGAGGCGGTGATGAACAACGATGTTGTTCGAGAGATTAGGGACTTGTACAACAATGGTATAAGTCAAG ATGATGAGGAAAGTTCAGATGACACTCCTGGGGAGAATAACGCAGCAATAGATTTCATAAAGTGGGTATTTGACAACACAATGGTTAAGGCCACGGAAGTGTTTGTGAAAATTACAAAGGTTGTGACCGAGCTCTTCAATAATTACAATGACGATGGTCTTAACAAGAAGGGGAAAGATGCCAAATTCAACAATTGGCTTGAGGAAAAGCTGATGACTTCGGTCCTGCTTTCCATTGTGGTCTTGTTGGTCGTTATGGTTTCCAGAGCCTGCAACAGGTCTTGA
- the LOC104722451 gene encoding QWRF motif-containing protein 7-like, producing the protein MSTTTTSRRIRPPSPNIDRSRSISSSISLPVSLNASFSSTTSSSSSSSPSNTSKRVMISRSHSTTRSSRPTGSSNSKPGENNITPARNSASRSQEMNSGRSREAFARYLEQRERASPRNNNATSKGVKPGSANIASAWALSPGRVSTLKTPLSSSAPAAPMCMTPPESPVSKAKIRSGGGGAVAGVLKYFMAQKKVSPVQEEEFHRFRVFQNRLLQWRFVNARTEATMANLKINVEDQLFWVWLRIYKMRNYVVENLIEVQRLRQEIKLREVLSLQMPLLNEWSNLDAKNAEALSKLTRKLHALSVRLPLVHGATVR; encoded by the exons ATGTCAACCACCACCACTAGCCGCAGAATCCGGCCTCCGTCGCCAAATATTGATCGGAGCCGGAGTATATCTTCCTCGATCTCCCTCCCAGTGTCCTTAAACGCCTCATTCTCCTCTACTAcgtcctcctcttcttcctcttcgccTTCCAATACAAGTAAACGAGTGATGATAAGCAGATCACACTCCACAACAAGATCCTCCAGACCCACCGGATCATCCAACTCCAAACCCGGTGAGAATAATATAACCCCCGCGAGAAACAGCGCGTCAAGATCTCAAGAGATGAACAGCGGTAGAAGCAGAGAGGCTTTTGCTCGGTACTTGGAGCAACGTGAGCGTGCCAGTCCTCGTAATAACAACGCTACGTCGAAAGGTGTAAAACCAGGATCAGCGAACATAGCTTCGGCGTGGGCGTTGTCCCCTGGGAGAGTTTCGACTCTGAAGACGCCTCTGTCCAGCTCAGCTCCCGCGGCTCCAATGTGCATGACGCCTCCTGAGTCACCGGTAAGCAAGGCCAAGATAAGAAGCGGTGGCGGTGGTGCGGTGGCCGGAGTTTTGAAGTACTTCATGGCGCAGAAAAAAGTATCTCCGGTTCAAGAGGAGGAGTTTCACCGGTTTAGGGTTTTCCAAAACAGATTACTCCAATGGAGGTTTGTTAACGCAAGAACCGAAGCCACTATGGCTAACCTTAAGATCAACGTTGAG GATCAGTTGTTTTGGGTTTGGCTAAGGATATACAAAATGAGGAATTACGTAGTGGAAAATTTGATTGAAGTTCAAAGGCTCCGTCAAGAAATCAAATTACGTGAAGTGCTTAGCCTCCAAATGCCTTTACTTAATGAGTGGTCAAATTTAGACGCAAAAAACGCAGAAGCGTTAAGCAAGCTAACTCGAAAACTCCACGCTTTGTCTGTCCGTTTACCCCTCGTACATGGTGCCACGGTTAGataa
- the LOC104722446 gene encoding putative glycerol-3-phosphate transporter 2, whose translation MASWTSSQFLYEETKPWGIQFLERFKRSGRLSFKQYQALVFLLTFVAYIAFHAARKPNSIVKGTLSASTIKGGWAPFDGPDGTALLGQIDLAFLSVYAVGMFVAGHLGDRLDLRTFLTIGMIGTGLFTALFGVAFWADFHSFYYFLAVQVMAGWFQSIGWPCVVAVLGNWFDKKRRGMIMGVWSAHTSLGNITGSLIASGLLRYGWGWSFLGPSLLMTFLGIVVYLFLPVNPPTVEAERDGTEIDSTMRLGDTITESFLESRMSTGFDRKAIGFMAAWRIPGVAPFAFCLFFTKLVSYTFLYWLPFYVSHNMIGGEYLSEETSGNLSTLFDVGGVVGGVLAGYISDQLDGRAITAAGFIYLAIPALFLYRVFGHISMTINVILMFTSGVFVNGPFALITTAVSADLGTHKSLKGNARALATVTAIIDGTGSVGAAIGPVLTGYISAISWDAVFYMLMTAAFISGLLLTKLIIAEVKAILFGSEDEVASSSPATRAPIDVLL comes from the exons ATGGCGTCATGGACTTCATCCCAATTCCTGTATGAAGAAACCAAGCCATGGGGTATTCAGTTCTTGGAACGGTTTAAGCGGTCAGGAAGACTGTCCTTCAAGCAATACCAAGCCCTAGTCTTTCTCTTAACCTTTGTCGCCTATATCGCCTTCCATGCTGCCCGAAAGCCTAATAGCATTGTCAAAGGAACACTTTCCGCATCAACAATCAAAGGCGGTTGGGCACCCTTTGATGGACCCGATGGAACAGCCTTGCTTGGGCAGATTGACTTGGCCTTCCTCTCTGTCTATGCGGTTGGGATGTTTGTGGCGGGTCACTTGGGAGATCGTTTGGATCTCAGGACGTTTCTGACTATCGGTATGATAGGGACCGGCCTTTTCACAGCTCTCTTTGGGGTTGCGTTCTGGGCTGATTTCCACAGCTTCTACTATTTCTTGGCGGTTCAGGTTATGGCAGGATGGTTTCAGTCGATAGGCTGGCCTTGTGTTGTGGCCGTGCTCGGGAACTGGTTcgacaagaaaagaagaggaatgaTTATGGGTGTTTGGAGTGCTCACACTTCCCTTGGTAACATCACAGGGTCTCTGATCGCATCCGGTCTGCTTAGATATGGATGGGGTTGGTCATTTCTTGGCCCATCTTTGCTCATGACTTTTCTTGGAATCGTTGTTTACCTTTTCTTGCCTGTGAACCCTCCAACCGTTGAGGCTGAGAGAGATGGAACTGAGATTGACTCCACCATGAGGCTCGGTGACACCATCACAGAGAGCTTCTTGGAATCTAGAATGAGTACTGGATTCGATAGAAAAGCAATCGGGTTCATGGCCGCTTGGAGAATCCCCGGTGTTGCTCCTTTCGCCTTCTGTCTCTTCTTCACTAAGTTGGTTTCATACACTTTCCTCTACTGGCTTCCTTTCTATGTCAGCCACAACA TGATCGGAGGAGAGTACCTGTCTGAGGAGACATCTGGAAACTTGTCGACACTCTTCGATGTTGGAGGCGTGGTTGGAGGAGTCTTAGCCGGATACATCTCTGATCAACTGGACGGAAGAGCCATCACAGCAGCAGGATTCATCTACTTGGCAATCCCAGCTCTGTTCCTCTACAGAGTCTTCGGACATATCTCAATGACCATCAATGTCATCCTCATGTTCACATCAGGAGTCTTTGTCAATGGACCGTTTGCTCTCATCACAACAGCTGTCTCAGCTGATCTCGGAACACACAAATCTCTCAAAGGCAATGCAAGGGCTTTGGCTACAGTCACAGCTATCATAGACGGCACAGGGTCCGTAGGTGCTGCGATTGGACCGGTACTCACTGGTTACATCTCTGCCATTAGCTGGGACGCAGTGTTTTACATGTTGATGACTGCAGCATTCATCTCCGGATTGCTTCTCACTAAACTAATCATAGCAGAAGTCAAAGCTATATTGTTTGGTTCAGAAGATGAAGTAGCTTCATCATCACCAGCAACCAGAGCTCCCATTGATGTCCtcctttga
- the LOC104722447 gene encoding 23.6 kDa heat shock protein, mitochondrial-like: MSSSLALKRLLSTSIVPRSRSVLRPAVSSRLFNTNAIRSYDDDGEDLDRRSDRSVSRRRGDFLSDVFDPFSPTRSVSQVLNLMDQFMENPLLSATRGMGASGARRGWDIKEKDDALYLRIDMPGLSREDVKLAMEQDTLVIRGEGKYEEDGGDGEGGESGSRKFTSRIGLPEKIYKIDEIKAEMKNGVLKVVVPKMKETERKDVRQIDIN; encoded by the exons ATGTCGTCTTCTCTCGCTCTTAAAAGACTTCTATCTACCTCCATCGTTCCACGTTCCCGTAGCGTTCTTCGTCCAGCTGTTTCCTCTCGCCTCTTCAACACCAACGCCATAAGAAGCTACGACGACGACGGCGAGGACCTAGACAGGCGCTCTGATCGCTCTGTTTCTCGCCGCCGCGGCGATTTCTTGTCAG ATGTGTTTGATCCGTTCTCGCCGACGAGAAGCGTTAGCCAGGTGCTGAATCTGATGGACCAGTTTATGGAGAATCCTCTGTTATCAGCTACGCGAGGCATGGGAGCTTCAGGAGCTCGTCGTGGTTGGgatataaaagagaaagacgATGCTCTGTACCTGAGGATCGACATGCCTGGACTGAGCAGAGAGGATGTGAAGCTAGCTATGGAGCAGGACACTCTGGTGATTCGCGGAGAAGGGAAGTACGAAGAAGATGGTGGTGACGGTGAAGGAGGAGAGAGCGGGAGCAGGAAGTTCACGAGCAGGATTGGATTGCCggagaagatttacaaaatcgATGAGATCAAGGCGGAGATGAAGAACGGAGTTTTGAAAGTTGTGGTTCCgaagatgaaagaaacagaGCGTAAAGATGTTCGTCAGATCgatatcaactaa
- the LOC104722452 gene encoding uncharacterized protein LOC104722452 — translation MCGSYAFNILFSVIFMVILFGSLCEARLRLDVDIINDIDPNVQLGLHCKSKDKDLGSQSLAPHQHWGFREAINVWETTLFFCHFKWGSQDKWFDILVTRRDQYVCKHHPCVWSIRLDGPCRLTGQEKCYPWNANI, via the coding sequence ATGTGTGGCTCATACGCATTTAACATATTGTTTAGTGTCATATTCATGGTTATTCTCTTTGGTTCTCTATGTGAGGCGAGACTGCGTTTAGATGTTGATATCATCAATGATATTGATCCAAATGTTCAATTGGGACTACACTGCAAATCGAAGGACAAAGATCTAGGATCACAATCATTAGCCCCTCATCAACACTGGGGATTTAGAGAAGCTATTAATGTCTGGGAAACAACTTTGTTCTTTTGTCACTTTAAATGGGGAAGTCAAGATAAATGGTTTGATATTCTTGTAACTAGGAGAGATCAATATGTATGTAAACATCATCCGTGTGTTTGGAGTATAAGACTTGATGGTCCATGTAGATTAACAGGTCAAGAAAAATGTTATCCTTGGAATGCTAATATTTGA
- the LOC104722449 gene encoding GLABROUS1 enhancer-binding protein-like isoform X2 has protein sequence MAPKKAELIDNPPVVSSSEEEESGSSGDESDSSAEVSRKDVSSSKKPESDSEGESESESDSEPEPAKKPVVATKAKSDAASGSAAALPESSKSKRPLKEAEPEANKKLKISETEHVVKTAKANDNESSKKISKEDAKKMFQRLFSETDEVALLQGVLDFTSTKGDPYEDSDAFCSYVKKLIDFDATKSQIVTKLQRLKKKFGNTVKNAAKKGKSEDEVKFAKDIERKAFELARKIWGSNGVMTSKSRKKIGGTTPSAATKDMKLVAHSTPKKPQEGQRPEKTEGKAGLSIGREIALFFNAENSSSCCLDEFTITAVWKKVADGAKKTQVEEKWKKLKAKQVELCLQRTELVNETAKMIFKAYES, from the coding sequence ATGGCACCGAAGAAAGCGGAACTAATCGACAACCCACCTGTGGTCTCTTCGAGTGAAGAGGAAGAATCTGGTTCATCTGGAGATGAATCTGACTCTTCTGCTGAAGTTTCGAGGAAAGACGTGTCCTCTTCAAAGAAGCCTGAATCTGATTCCGAAGGCGAATCTGAGTCCGAGTCCGATTCCGAACCTGAGCCCGCTAAGAAGCCAGTTGTGGCCACCAAAGCTAAGTCAGATGCTGCTTCTGGATCTGCTGCGGCTTTACCGGAGAGTTCAAAATCCAAGCGTCCTTTGAAAGAAGCTGAGCCTGAAGCTAACAAAAAGCTGAAGATATCAGAGACAGAGCATGTGGTGAAGACGGCGAAAGCAAATGATAATGAATCTAGTAAGAAGATTTCTAAAGAGGATGCAAAGAAGATGTTTCAGAGGTTGTTCAGTGAGACTGATGAGGTTGCGTTGCTTCAAGGTGTTCTTGATTTCACTTCTACCAAAGGTGATCCTTACGAAGACAGTGATGCTTTTTGCAGTTATGTTAAGAAGTTGATTGATTTCGATGCTACCAAAAGCCAGATTGTAACTAAACTtcagaggttgaagaagaagtttggtaATACTGTTAAGAATGCTGCTAAAAAGGGAAAGAGTGAAGATGAGGTTAAGTTTGCTAAGGATATTGAGCGTAAAGCTTTTGAATTGGCTAGAAAGATTTGGGGAAGTAATGGTGTTATGACTTCTAAATCAAGGAAGAAGATTGGAGGAACAACCCCTTCTGCTGCTACGAAAGATATGAAGTTGGTTGCTCATTCTACTCCTAAGAAACCACAAGAAGGGCAAAGACCGGAGAAAACAGAGGGGAAGGCTGGTCTCTCAATTGGTAGAGAGATTGCATTGTTCTTCAATGCTGAGAATTCGAGTTCTTGCTGTTTGGATGAATTCACAATAACTGCGGTTTGGAAAAAAGTTGCTGATGGTGCGAAGAAGACACAAGTTGAGGAAAAATGGAAGAAGCTTAAGGCTAAGCAGGTGGAGCTATGTTTGCAGAGGACTGAGCTCGTTAACGAAACTGCAAAGATGATATTCAAAGCCTACGAATCCTGA